The genomic segment TGCATGGCCGTGGTGATGTTGGTCGCGGCCGAGGACTGCTGGTGCGCGGCCGAGGAGATGCCCTGGATCAGGTCGGCGAGGCTGGTCGAGACGCTTTCGATCTCGCCCAGCGCGGTGCCTGCGTCTTCGGCCAGGCGCGCACCGGCAACCACTTCGGAGGTCGTCTGTTCCATCGACGTCACCGCTTCGTTGGTGTCGGACTGGATCGTCTGCACCAGCGTTTCGATGCGGCGGGTCGCATTGGTCGCGCGTTCCGCGAGGCGCTGCACTTCGTCGGCCACGACCGCGAAACCGCGGCCGGCTTCACCGGCAGAGGCCGCCTGGATCGCGGCGTTGAGCGCCAGGATGTTGGTCTGCTCGGAGATGTCGTTGATCAGTTCGACGATCGAGCCGATCTCCTGCGAGCTTTCGCCCAGCCGCTTGATGCGCTTCGAGGTTTCCTGGATCTGGTCGCGGATCGAGTCCATGCCGGCGATCGTCTCGCGCACCACGCCCGCACCCTTGGTCGCGATCTGCACCGAGCGCTGCGCCACGTCGGCCGATTCGGCCGAGTTCTTCGACACCTGGTCGATGCTGACCGCGATCTCGTTGATCCGGTCCGACGCGGAGTTGATTTCCTGCTCCTGGTGCTCGGCCGCTTCGGCCAGATGCATCGCTGTGGCCTGGGTTTCCTGCGCGCTGGAGGCGACCTGCACCGAGGTGTCGTTGATCGTCTGCACGAGGCTGCGCAGCTGCTCGATCGCGAAGTTGATCGAGTCGGCGATCGCGCCGGTCATGTCCTCGGTAACCGTTGCCTTGACCGTCAGGTCGCCTTCGGCGAGCGAACCCATTTCGTCCAGCAGGCGCATGATCGCCTCCTGGTTGCGGTTGTTGAGTTCCATCGTGGTCTCGTAGCGTTCGCGCTGCGCGCGGTTCAGCGAGACGAGCAGACCGGCGATGGCGACCAGTGCGATCAGGCCGGCGACGATGCTGATCCAGATGTTGCCGAGGATGCTGCGGTCGGTCAGCGAACCGAACGCGGTGAAAGCGTTGAACAGCGATTCGCTGTCGCTCAGCAGCTGATCGGAACCGGTCACCAGTGCGCCGGCCGCGGCCTGCGCCTGGAACAGCTGCTCGCTGCTGCCAAGGATGGCTTCGAGTTCGGCGCGCATCTGCGCCCAGGCCTCGTCGGCGCGGGTCAGCGCGGCGAGCGCATTGCCGTTCGTCAGTGCCTGCAGTTCGCGCGACGGGTCGCCTTCGCGCAGACCGGTCATGACCTGCTGGAAATCTTCCGCGTTGCGACGCAGCCCCTGGCCCGCGATCGCCGCGCCGGCGCCGCCGGACTGCACCTCGGTCACGCGGCGCGCCATGTCGCCGGCGATCACCACCTGGCGCAGCGCCATGTAGACCTGCGAGGACGGCGAGCCGCTGCTCGACATCGCACGCACCAGTTCGTCGAGCAGCGCCTGCAACTGCGGCACGCCCTGGCTGAAGCGCTGGGCCTGGCCGGCGAATGCGGTCACTGCAGCTTCGCTGTCGGCGAGCCGCTGCGCGCTGGCGCCGAGCGGCGTCCAGGTTTCGGTGACCTTGGCGACCGCGCCGGAGACGCCCGGCGTGTCGCCATAGCTGGCGTTGAGCTGCTGGATGTCGCCGTCGATCTGCGCGCGCGTGGCCTTGAACGTGGCGAATGCCGCCGCGTTGCCGCGGACCGCGTCGCTGCCCTGGTTGGCCAGCCGCTGGCTGTCCACGCGCAGGTTCGAGGCCGAGGTACTGGCGCCGCCGAGGGCCGAGGCCTTCCACGTGCCGTAACCGGTGTTGAGGACCAGGATCGCACCGGCCACGACCAGCACCACGACCCAGAAGTTCGTGCCGAAGGTGCGACGTTTGATGGCGAGAGTATCGGCGGCTGTGCTCATGCGGGCTGTCCGTTCCTGATGCTGGGTGCGACGGCGGCCATCAGGCCGCGGCGTGTCTGAATTCCGGGGTGCGACCGAGACGTTCGAGGCTGAAAACGCCCCAGGTCGCGTTGGCATGCGCATACGCGCGCTCGACGAAGTGGCCGTAGCGGCCTTCGGCGATGCGGTCGGCCGAGACCTCGTCTTCCTCGAGGAAACTGCGCTGGCCGAACAGTTCGTCGATCGTCAGCGCGACGTCGCCGCCGGGCTGGCGCACGATCAGCACGCGCTGGCTTTCCTGCAGAACCGTGCGCTCGCCTTCGAGGAACTGCTTGAGGTCGACGATCGGCAGCAGGCTGCCGCGGATGTTGGCGACACCGAGCACCCACGGCTGCGCGCCGGGCACCGGCGTCACCGGCGGCATCGGCAGGATCTCGATGACCTCGTCGAACGACGAGGCCAGCATGCGCCGGCCGATCCGGTAGCCGACGCCGCGCCACAGGCCGGGCGCGTCGAGCTGGTCGGGTAGACCGATGCGATGCGCCAGGCTGCGCCGCTCGTACTCGGCCAGAAGTGCGAACGCGCCCGTGGCGGGCGCGTCGATGGATTGCGTGGTGGACATCAGCTCGCCAGAACCGCGTTGACCTGACTGATCAGCGCGTCCTCGGTCGGCGGCTTGACGATGTAGCCCTTCGCGCCCTGGCGCATGCCCCACATCTTGTCCGTTTCCATGCCCTTGGTGCTGATGATGATGACCGGGATGCCGGATGTTTCGGCGTCCTTGGCCAGCGCACGCGTGGCCTGGAAGCCACTCATGCCCGGCAGCACCACGTCCATCAGCACGAGGTCGGGGCGCTCGCGCTTGCACGCGACGATGCCGTCCTCGGCGTTGCCCGATGCGGTGACCTCATGCCCGTGCCGTTCCAGCCACTGCGTCAGCACCGCGGTATCGGTCGGCGAATCCTCGATCAACAGGATGCGTGCCATGCCCTGCTCTCCCCTGATCAGGCGGTGACGTGCGTACGGATCGCGTCGAGGAGTTCCTCGCGCGTGAATGGTTTGGTGACGTATTGCTCGGAGCCGACGATGCGGCCGCGCGCCTTGTCGAACAGGCCGTCCTTGGACGACAGCATGATCACCGGCGTATTGCGGAACACCTGGTTGTTCTTGATCAGCGCGCAGGTCTGATACCCGTCCAGCCTCGGCATCATGATGTCGACGAAGATGATCTGCGGCTTCTGGTCGGCGATCTTGGCGAGCGCCTCGAATCCGTCGACGGCGGTGACGACCTCGGCCCCTTCGCGACGCAGCAGCGTCTCGGCGGTGCGCCGGATGGTCTTCGAGTCGTCGATCACCATCACCCGCAAGCCATCGAGGCTGCCGGAGGACGGCTTGTCGTCACTGGTCATGCATTCTCCCCTGGTGCGCGGCGCGGGACTTCGCGCGCCGGTGCAGGACGGAGTTATACCGCGGCCCGGCGTCGGCCTGTCAAGATTTTCACGCGCTTTGTGCGCAGCGCCTCGAAATGCGGCGGCGCGGCAAGGGAACCGCCCCTGATAAGATCGTGCGTCCCTATTCCGCAGGTCGTACGCATGTCCCTGGATGTCGTCGTGGTGATGGACCCGATCGGGTCGATCAAGATCGCCAAGGACTCGACGTTCGCGATGCTGCTCGAAGCGCAGCGCCGCGGCCATCGCCTGCACTACGTGATTCCGGGCGGTCTGGCGATGACCGGCGGCGAGGCAGTCGCACGGACCGCACCGCTGACCGTGCGCGAAGACCCGAACGACTGGTACACCCTCGGCACGCCAGCGCTGCGCCGTTTCGGCGAAGGCGACGTGGTGCTGATGCGCAAGGACCCGCCGGTCGATCCGGAGTTTGTCGGCGACACGCAGATTCTGGGCGTGGCGCAGCGGCAGGGCGCGATGATCGTCAACGATCCGCAGGGCCTGCGCGACATGAACGAGAAGCTCGGCGCGCTGGCGTTTCCGCAGTGCTGTCCGCCAACGCTGGTCAGTCGCGATGCGCCCTCGCTGAAAGCCTTCGTCGCCGAACATCGCGACGCCGTGCTCAAGCCACTCGACGGCATGGGCGGTCGCTCGATCTTCCGCGCCGTCGCCGGCGACGCCAACCTCAATGTGATTCTGGAAACGCTGACCGACGGCGGCCGTCGCCTGGCGATGGCGCAGCGCTATCTGCCGGAGATCGTCGATGGCGACAAGCGCATCCTGCTGATCGACGGCGTGCCGGTCAACTACTGCCTGGCGCGGATTCCGCAGGGCGACGAGTTCCGCGGCAACCTCGCGGTCGGTGGCCGTGGTGAAGCGCGTCCGTTGAGCGAGCGAGATCGCTGGATCGCCGCGCAGGTCGGTCCGACGCTCGCCGCGCGCGGCATGCGCTTCGTCGGGTTGGATGTCATCGGCGACTGGCTGACCGAGGTCAACGTCACCAGCCCGACCTGCATCCGCGAGATCGACGCCGCCTACGGCACCAACATCGCCGGCCTGCTGTTCGACGCGATCGAGCGCGGCCCGGTCGCCACGCACACGCCCTGACGCGACCCGCACTGCCGACGATGCAGGCCGCCCCGCCGCCTCCGCAGATCGACGACGGCGCGCGCCTCGGTGCGACGCTTGTCTTGTCGCTGCTGGTGCACGGCCTGCTGGTGCTGGGCATCGGCTTCGCGACCGAGGACGCCGCGCCGGTGATGCCGACGCTGGACGTGATCCTGACCGAAACCACGAGTCCGCTGACCCAGGCCCAGGCCGACTTCCTCGCCCAGGCCAGCAACCAGGGCGGCGGCGAGCACGAGCAGACCAACCGCCCGCGCGAAGCGCAGATCGGCCAGGTGCCGCAAGACACGACCGGCGTCGCACCGATGGAACTGCGCGCGCAGTCGCCGGATGCGCAGCCGCCGCCGCTCGACCGCGTGGTCGCGAGCACGCGCGGCGAGACGGCGTTGCCTGTCGAAGACCCGACCACGCAGACCGATCCCTCGACGCTGCCGCGAGGGCCGGAGAAGATCGAGCGCGATCTGGAAATGGCACGGCTTGCGGCCGAGATCCACATGCGTTCGGAGCGCTACGCCCGCCGGCCCAAGCGCAAGTTCGTCTCGGCGAGCACGCAGGAATACGCGTACGCCGCGTACCTGCGGCAATGGGTGGACCGCGTGGAGCGCGTCGGCAATCTCAACTATCCCGACGAAGCACGGCGCCGGCAGCTGGCCGGTGAGCTGGTGATCAGTGTGGCGATCCGCCGCGACGGTTCGGTGGAACGCGCCGACATTATCCGCAGCAGCGGCACGGCGATGCTCGACGACGCTGCGCTGCGCATCGCACGGCTGGCCGAGCCCTATCCGCCGTTGCCGGCGACGGGTGACGAGATCGATGTGTTGCACGTCACCCGGACGTGGAATTTCCTACCGGCTGGAGAGTTGATCGACGATCGGTGAGGTCTGCGTGCGTTGGCAGTTCTTCCATGAAGTTTTTTCTGGAGAGGCGCTGCCCTCACCCGACGCGCTTTGCGCGTCGACCTCTCCCAGAGGGAGAGGTGTGCTTCAGTGCGGCTTCGAGCGTCAGGCGTCAGACCTTTGCCCGGGTGCCCTGAGGCAACGCTGATCAAGTCTCTCTTTATTCGTCATTCCCGCGAGGGCGGGAATGACGACTTTTCAGCGGTGCCCTAAAGCTTCCGCCAACCAAAACCATCACCCGTGCGCCAGAACACGCCGCGCGCCTGACCGTAGATCGCCGCCGCCGGGACGAAGCCGAAGTAGCGCCCGTCGATGCTGGCACCGCGATGATCGCCGAGCACCAGCACCTGACCATCGGGCACCTGCAGACCGTTGAGGTCGGGGCCGCCACCCGAGTCGAGGTTCAGCGTGACCTGCACGTCGCCGAAGTCCTCCGGCGCATCGAACGGATCGGCGAGTGGCGCACCGTTGATCGCCAGCCTGCCGTCGACGAGATCGACACGGTCGCCACCGACGGCGACCACGCGTTTGATCAGGCGGATGCCGTCCGAAGGCGAGCGGAACACGACGACATCACCGCGCGCCGGCGCATCGCCTCCCCACACCGCCCATTGCGTGAACGGCACGCGGAGGCCGTAGGCGCGCATGTCGACGACGACGCGGTCACCCGGCAGCAGCGTCGGCTCCATCGAGCCGCTGGGCACGTAGTAGTGATTGGCCAGCGACGAACGCGCGACCAGCAGCAGGCCGAGCAGACAGACCAGCGGCAGGCCTTCGCGGCGCAACCAGCCACGCAGGCGCGCGCCACGCTGACCGGCGCGCCAGGGCGAAGGCGGTGGGGACGTCGCGGTCATGTCGCGCTCTCCATGAGGGGCCGGTGTCAGACCGTGCCCGGCGTGCCGGGTTCCGCAGCGCGGCGGGAGGCGCGCAAGGCGATCTGTTCGACGAGGGTCAGCGCGACGTTGTCGCGCAGGTAGGCGGGTTCGACGCGCTCGGGCGCGACTGCTTCCCCGCGTGCGAATGCTGCAGCTGCAATGTGTGCGAGATCCGCCGCGCGCGGCAGCGCGGTCGCGTCGATCCGCGCGAAGCGCGCGCGCAGACGCGACTGCAATGCACCGTCGACCGCCGAGAAGCCGGTGCCGACACCCGACCATGCGGCGGCATCGCCCGGCAGTTCGACTGCATCGGGCGCGGACACGCGCGCAGGGCCGAGTGCGCGCAGGCCATCGGCTTCGTGGACGAAGGCCTGGCTGTAGACTTCGCCCATGCGCGCGTCGATCGCGGCCAGGACCTGCGTGCCTGGCGCAGCCTGGGCGCGCATCGCCAGCACCTCGAGCGTGGAGCGCGCGACGACCGGTCGATCGAGCGCCAGTGCGATGCCCTGCACCAGTGCGATCGCAAGACGCACGCCGGTGAACGCACCGGGGCCGCGGCCGACCGCCACCGCGTCGAGCTGGCTGCGCGCGATGCCGGCTTCCGCCAGCAGCGCCTCTGCCCACGGCAATGCGAGTTCAGCGTGCCGGCGCGGCGCGATTTCGAAACGCTCCAGCACACGGCCGTCGTCCCAGATGGCGACGGAGCAGGCCTCGGTGGCGGTTTCGAACGCGAGCAGTTTCATCGGGACAGGGATTCGGGAGTCGGGACGGAGAATTCGGACGGCGTGTCCACTGGCATTGTCGCAGGCACCGGCACTTCGCGGCTCGCGAAGAATGCCGCGACGGTCGACAGTTCCCGGGTGCGCGGCAGCGGCGGCAGCGAATCGAGGAACACACCACCGTAGCTGCGGCCGAGCAGGCGCGGATCGCACAGCACCAGCACGCCGCGATCGAATTCGGTGCGGATCAGGCGGCCCACGCCCTGCTTGAGCGCGATCACCGCCTGCGGCAACTGCTCGTCGCGGAACGGATTGCCGCCGGCGCGGCGGATCGCATCGAGCCGCGCCTCGAATACCGGATCGTCGGGCGCGGCGAACGGCAGTTTGTCGATGACCACGACGCTCAGCGCGTCGCCGGCGACGTCGACGCCTTCGCGGAAACTCGCTGCGCCCAGCAGCACGCCGTTGCCCGACTCGCGGAAGCGCTGCAGCAGCACGTGGCGCGGCGCCTCGCCCTGCACGAACAGCGGCCAGGGACAGTCGCGGCTGCCATCGCGCAGCAGCGCCGCGGTTTCGCGCAGGGCGCGATGCGACGCGAACAGCAGGAATGCGCGTCCGGCCGAGGCTTCGAGCACCGGCAGCACCGCATCGACAACGGCGCGCGTGTAGTCCTGGGCCGAAGGTTGCGGCAGTTTGGGCGGCAGGTAGCACAGCGCCTGATGCGGCCAGTCGAACGGGCTCGGCGTCAGCAGGGTCTGCGGCGCTTCGATGCCCAAGCGCTCTGCGATGTGATCGAAGTGACCGTCGACCGCCAGCGTCGCCGACGTGAAGATCCACGCCGCGCCCGAGGCTTCGCGATGCGTACGCAGCGGCGCCGAGACATCCAGTGGCGTGCGCTGCAGGCGGAAGCCGCGCGGGGTGAGCTCATACCACAGCACGCCGTCGTCGAGCGGCGGCGCCTCGGCGTTTTCGACGGGCGCTTCGTCGTCGAACATCGAATCCGCCGCCGCGCTGCCATCGTTCCAGCGCCGCAGCTTCGTGACGAAAGTCTGTGCACGGGCGTGGCAGCTGTCGAAACCGGGCGAGGCTTCGCGCAGCGGACCGAGCGCATCGCGCAGATGCAGCAGTGCGTCGTCGAGCGCGTGCAGCGCGTCCTCGACCGCAGGTTCGTACAGCGCGCGATAGCGGGTGCCACGTGGCGGCAGCCCGTCCATCGCGGTGCGCAGCGCGCGCGTCGCCTCTTCCAGCGCATGCGCCGGGGACTGCAGCACCGGCAACGCGCCGGGCACCTCTTTGCATTCGGCAATCGCGTCGCGCGCCAGCTCGACCAACGGCCGCGCGCTCATGCCCTCGCCGAAGAACTGCGCCGCGAGTTCGGGCAACTGGTGGGCCTCATCGACGATGAACACC from the Luteimonas fraxinea genome contains:
- a CDS encoding methyl-accepting chemotaxis protein, with product MSTAADTLAIKRRTFGTNFWVVVLVVAGAILVLNTGYGTWKASALGGASTSASNLRVDSQRLANQGSDAVRGNAAAFATFKATRAQIDGDIQQLNASYGDTPGVSGAVAKVTETWTPLGASAQRLADSEAAVTAFAGQAQRFSQGVPQLQALLDELVRAMSSSGSPSSQVYMALRQVVIAGDMARRVTEVQSGGAGAAIAGQGLRRNAEDFQQVMTGLREGDPSRELQALTNGNALAALTRADEAWAQMRAELEAILGSSEQLFQAQAAAGALVTGSDQLLSDSESLFNAFTAFGSLTDRSILGNIWISIVAGLIALVAIAGLLVSLNRAQRERYETTMELNNRNQEAIMRLLDEMGSLAEGDLTVKATVTEDMTGAIADSINFAIEQLRSLVQTINDTSVQVASSAQETQATAMHLAEAAEHQEQEINSASDRINEIAVSIDQVSKNSAESADVAQRSVQIATKGAGVVRETIAGMDSIRDQIQETSKRIKRLGESSQEIGSIVELINDISEQTNILALNAAIQAASAGEAGRGFAVVADEVQRLAERATNATRRIETLVQTIQSDTNEAVTSMEQTTSEVVAGARLAEDAGTALGEIESVSTSLADLIQGISSAAHQQSSAATNITTAMHTIQSITKQTSQGANQTAASIGNLAQLAADLRRSVADFKLPA
- a CDS encoding chemotaxis protein CheW → MSTTQSIDAPATGAFALLAEYERRSLAHRIGLPDQLDAPGLWRGVGYRIGRRMLASSFDEVIEILPMPPVTPVPGAQPWVLGVANIRGSLLPIVDLKQFLEGERTVLQESQRVLIVRQPGGDVALTIDELFGQRSFLEEDEVSADRIAEGRYGHFVERAYAHANATWGVFSLERLGRTPEFRHAAA
- a CDS encoding response regulator transcription factor, coding for MARILLIEDSPTDTAVLTQWLERHGHEVTASGNAEDGIVACKRERPDLVLMDVVLPGMSGFQATRALAKDAETSGIPVIIISTKGMETDKMWGMRQGAKGYIVKPPTEDALISQVNAVLAS
- the pilG gene encoding twitching motility response regulator PilG yields the protein MTSDDKPSSGSLDGLRVMVIDDSKTIRRTAETLLRREGAEVVTAVDGFEALAKIADQKPQIIFVDIMMPRLDGYQTCALIKNNQVFRNTPVIMLSSKDGLFDKARGRIVGSEQYVTKPFTREELLDAIRTHVTA
- the gshB gene encoding glutathione synthase yields the protein MSLDVVVVMDPIGSIKIAKDSTFAMLLEAQRRGHRLHYVIPGGLAMTGGEAVARTAPLTVREDPNDWYTLGTPALRRFGEGDVVLMRKDPPVDPEFVGDTQILGVAQRQGAMIVNDPQGLRDMNEKLGALAFPQCCPPTLVSRDAPSLKAFVAEHRDAVLKPLDGMGGRSIFRAVAGDANLNVILETLTDGGRRLAMAQRYLPEIVDGDKRILLIDGVPVNYCLARIPQGDEFRGNLAVGGRGEARPLSERDRWIAAQVGPTLAARGMRFVGLDVIGDWLTEVNVTSPTCIREIDAAYGTNIAGLLFDAIERGPVATHTP
- a CDS encoding energy transducer TonB, whose protein sequence is MQAAPPPPQIDDGARLGATLVLSLLVHGLLVLGIGFATEDAAPVMPTLDVILTETTSPLTQAQADFLAQASNQGGGEHEQTNRPREAQIGQVPQDTTGVAPMELRAQSPDAQPPPLDRVVASTRGETALPVEDPTTQTDPSTLPRGPEKIERDLEMARLAAEIHMRSERYARRPKRKFVSASTQEYAYAAYLRQWVDRVERVGNLNYPDEARRRQLAGELVISVAIRRDGSVERADIIRSSGTAMLDDAALRIARLAEPYPPLPATGDEIDVLHVTRTWNFLPAGELIDDR
- the lepB gene encoding signal peptidase I, giving the protein MTATSPPPSPWRAGQRGARLRGWLRREGLPLVCLLGLLLVARSSLANHYYVPSGSMEPTLLPGDRVVVDMRAYGLRVPFTQWAVWGGDAPARGDVVVFRSPSDGIRLIKRVVAVGGDRVDLVDGRLAINGAPLADPFDAPEDFGDVQVTLNLDSGGGPDLNGLQVPDGQVLVLGDHRGASIDGRYFGFVPAAAIYGQARGVFWRTGDGFGWRKL
- the tsaB gene encoding tRNA (adenosine(37)-N6)-threonylcarbamoyltransferase complex dimerization subunit type 1 TsaB: MKLLAFETATEACSVAIWDDGRVLERFEIAPRRHAELALPWAEALLAEAGIARSQLDAVAVGRGPGAFTGVRLAIALVQGIALALDRPVVARSTLEVLAMRAQAAPGTQVLAAIDARMGEVYSQAFVHEADGLRALGPARVSAPDAVELPGDAAAWSGVGTGFSAVDGALQSRLRARFARIDATALPRAADLAHIAAAAFARGEAVAPERVEPAYLRDNVALTLVEQIALRASRRAAEPGTPGTV
- a CDS encoding ATP-dependent DNA helicase, whose translation is MLDARDARLADRSREALVEGGLLAERIPAFRPRVAQQSLAMAVADAIDQRATLLAEAGTGTGKTFAYLVPALLSGLKTIVSTGTRALQDQLFHRDLPRVRDALGSGLRSALLKGRANYLCLYRLEQARGEPRLASREQIHQFQRIVAWAGRTRMGDMAELDGLPEDTPLLPLVTSTVDNCLGNDCPFWSECFLVQARQRAQAADVVVVNHHLLLADLALKQEGFGEILPGAQVFIVDEAHQLPELAAQFFGEGMSARPLVELARDAIAECKEVPGALPVLQSPAHALEEATRALRTAMDGLPPRGTRYRALYEPAVEDALHALDDALLHLRDALGPLREASPGFDSCHARAQTFVTKLRRWNDGSAAADSMFDDEAPVENAEAPPLDDGVLWYELTPRGFRLQRTPLDVSAPLRTHREASGAAWIFTSATLAVDGHFDHIAERLGIEAPQTLLTPSPFDWPHQALCYLPPKLPQPSAQDYTRAVVDAVLPVLEASAGRAFLLFASHRALRETAALLRDGSRDCPWPLFVQGEAPRHVLLQRFRESGNGVLLGAASFREGVDVAGDALSVVVIDKLPFAAPDDPVFEARLDAIRRAGGNPFRDEQLPQAVIALKQGVGRLIRTEFDRGVLVLCDPRLLGRSYGGVFLDSLPPLPRTRELSTVAAFFASREVPVPATMPVDTPSEFSVPTPESLSR